In the genome of Parasteatoda tepidariorum isolate YZ-2023 chromosome 10, CAS_Ptep_4.0, whole genome shotgun sequence, the window aagttttatcgtTTAAAATGGCATTAATTGAAGAGCTTAGTGCATTATAGTCAACTCCAAGAAGTTAGTTTGCATTAAAGAAGGCAATTTTTATACGACGTTTTGATTTGTatttgtatatatgtataaataaagaaggcaatttcaatatgaaaaatattttttttaaacattcgtTGCCTTTGTAAGGATTGTAAATATGGAtcaaaatgaactaaaataacacttttttcaaTACGCTTTTCAATTACTGCATTTTTTACAGCGATGGCATGCTGTTTAAGGAAATTgtcttattttatcaatataacaTAATGCTATTAGTTTAACGGGACAATATGTTAATTGAAtgttaatactaataaaaactctaactgttaattaacatttgttaGGTCCTTTGGCAGGATATTTTGGCGAAAGGATTGGACTGCAAAAAGTGACTGCTATTGGTTGTTTAACATCGGCTGCAGGAATGTTTGCATGCTACtttgcaaataatattattacaattgaCATATTCTTAGGATTGGtgtttggtaattattttaagctaattttatttaactctaagttaattttcattcaaaatatacttaatatcCTCCTGAGACCCAGAGATTAATATATTTGACAACGTTTggtttaatgttattatttgaaaaataatgctttaggtttttttctgattatagGCATTtcccaaaaatgaaaaataataagaactgtgaaaaatttgattcaagtAACCATTCGGACAGTTTTATGACATAATAGTATTCTGTTCTATGACCAGTATATGGAGAAATACTCTATAAATACTTCCTACACTATGAAAGAAGgctaaaaattagattttcccttttcgtgcattaattaaaaataactttaataattaattacatttagtaaattgattttttattttttttatcgcattTATGAGTCTACTTTTCTTAAGATTCCTAAGTAAAAATCGCCCTTTTTGTCTTTCTGGTTTCAGACTAACATATTACGTTACTGTATTTCTTCTCATTCAACATGAGCTgtattgtggaaaaaaaaacaggccatcctgaataacttttgatcttatagTCGGATTGTCTCGTGCTagaacttaatcttaatggcttACGGAGGTAAACTCAAATTCGCtaattaataattgcattttaaaatcagacgcaaaaacgaactttctctaaataaacattctttttattcatgaattcAGATTGCtgactatcaaaatatttaaccttttggaatcaatctggaaaatatgttcCCATTAGTTATATGAGAAAagcagtttaaattttgaaagcataaatGTAAAgtccttataaataaaattgttgcgTAGTTTAAATCTTTGTTGAATTTAATACATTGAAACATTAGTACATTgatacatttatgaaaatttttacattgtaagAAATTTGAGTGTATCGCAACACTAAAGATGATGGCAAATATTTCGTGGTAAAAGAGTTCTAGTGAAATATCAAGGATACTTTTTggtgcaataaaaaataagaatagtttTTAGTGTAGTGAAAAACTACATATGTTTTGGTGTTAAGTAGTTGTTACCAATTTTGGTGTTCAGTTACAGGAAAAGTTGAAATGACAATAAGATACACCAAATGGCagaaatttcatctttttaccTAATTTTCAACAAATCCCTATTTTTGACGACATATTCTACAAGATCCGTTACTCTCGAAAGCacaggaaaaattaatattattggtTTTTTACTCGATTTTTTAATTAGGGTTAAATGTGAAACCGAACGCACTCATTCATATTTGTTAGCACTAAAATAACTGTTTTGCAGGAATTGGTTACGGATGGGCAACAGCTGTGGTTCCCGAAATCATCAACCAGCACTTCATTGAGCATAGAACTAAAGGCAATGGCATTGTTTTCGGAGCAAGTGGATTGTCTGGTTTTCTTACACCGCCATTGCTAGTTTTCGTTCTAAACACGTACGGGCAGTCCgcttcatttttaatcatttctggAATCATTCTAAATACCATCCCAGCAGTGATGTTATTAACCAAGCCAGATGAGGAAAAGGTACCTGAGTCAAAAACAACTGAAGATAATTTCGAAAATCAGAAACTGGCGAAACAAAAAAACACAGATTCAGAAACTGCACACAAATTAAACATAGACATGTTTaaggaaaagaatattttagttcCTAACGATTCCCACCACAATCAAACTCCAAAGTTGGAAGATACTTTTTCCAAGGACACAGACAAACATATCCTTTACAATCCCTCATTCACATCAGTGCAAAACTCCACCAATAATCTTGTAGGTCAAAGAAATGAATTCGATTCTACAAAATTAAACTCGACTCAAATAAATCGACCCATTCCAGttgctaaaattattgaattgaatgtgAACGATTTAACCAATCAGTTGACTTCAGTGGGTGGAAAAAACACGTATTTTAACCCAATCGATTCTGTTCCTAAAGACAAAGCAGAGACATCTATGTGCGAATCCATTAACATTTTATGGACGCCGACTTTTTTACTCATAACATTTGTTCAAAGTTCACATTTCTACATTATGTACATGTTTTGGACCATCACCGTTGATATAGTCAGAGACAAGGGAGTGCAGAGAGAGTTGGAGGTATATTTTGTGATGGCCCTCTCCCTTTTTGACACCATAGGACGATTCTTCTTAGCGTGTGTCACCGATTGCACGCGTTTGACAGCAGCCCATTTTAGCTCCGTATGCTTTGCAATGATTGGACTGTCCTGTCTACTGCTAGTGTGGGTATCGGGATTTGAAGCAACTTTATTGGCGATCTGTTTACTTGGACTTATAGTCGGAGGGAATACAACAAGCCTTCCTGGTATTGTCAATGGTTTCATTGAAAAGGAGAAGCGACCACTGGCAATGGCTTCCAGACTTCTAATGTATGCACCCATGAGTTTTACCATGTCTCCTTTAATAGGTAAGAATTGTTGCTATTATTACAGTCGCTACTAATTTAGCAACTCCTTTATTGCTACTAGCTAGTTTTTCCTgcatcgaaaattttttttcctgctctCTTTTTGCTTagcttttaaaagtagttttgagTTTTCAACTACAGTGCACTCCCAattatccgggttaatcaccgggacaggtcgcacggacaatcgaaaactcattttattaaagaaaaaatcaatatcaatacaaaaaatataaaaattactgacatttgcTTGCTGTATAacatcaaactaggaattttcctttaaaaaaatgtgcaatgCGCCATATATTGTCGCAAATTTTACGAACCGCATTAATGTCACCGTAATCAAATGCTCCCatataaactaataaagtttccacAAGGCAGCAGAAGGAGAAATTATATTTCCCtcatttactacatcttctGCATTAGTTACTATCatcattatttgatttaacaacataacgatGTCTTCATCTACCAAATACTGGAAGCCAGGCTCGCAAgcatcactttgaaaccaatcttctaaattttcttaatcaagaatttcgaaaccttcgatttcttttgcttgttcAAGAATACTATTATCATATTCTTCTTGAATATCTGAAGAAGATTGTTCAACAAGAGGTATCATCTTTCTCCACGATCGTGATAACGCAGACGATTTCACCTTCGACCATGCTGCTGATATTCCATATACTGCAATACAATAACGAATATTGTTTCCAAAAATTGGgtagtgttataacttcatgaatcaaatttttttaatcttgaaaatgtttctctttaaattttttttgacttcggaatgagcacggataatccgcaaaccggataatcgagagtgtactgtatGTGGAAAAGGAACGAAAGTACGACAGTGATAAGGACTAATATAAGATGATGTATGAAGTTCATAATAGACAGTTGAATTACCttttgcaatttcatttttaaggctTAGGGCCTCGTAATCGTAATCTATAGATCTGGCTATGGCtgcaaaatatctaaatattccaTTATCATAGAATTAATAACATAAGAGTATATGGAATTGAActacttaagaaatatttgaaaatgagttaattccaaaaaaaatgtaGGGAATGCACGAATTAACAAATGTTTAATCTGCGTCTTCTCAATAGCCTCCGTTCATAGAATATACGTAGGGGAAGAAGTTTAGCTTTCATTGAAGTAATGTAAACTTTTCCTCAAGGTTAAGTGTGGTCCCTGCGTATAAAGGAAACACACAATATTTAGGGGCACAACAGCGGAGGTTCTATAAACGGGTTTGCACCCTCCTCTATTTTTAACCAATACTGAGAAAGGGGAAGCTTTAGGGGCGAGGaagaaaaattctctttcacaTCGTTGTCTCgttctgtatttttaaactattgataAACTATACtgttacttattttacttatcCTCTACGTGCCTTTGGGCTCTAGCATATccctccaacgcctcctgtcTCTAGCAATAGATCTTGCTTCCTCCCAGCTAGATATTCTAGATTCTTTTAATTCGCCCAAAAACATGAGCTGGATGGTAAGTCTGGGTCTTTCTCTTGTTCTTTTACCATCAGGGGCCCATGTAAGCGCaacagatgtaattttttctttgggcatTCTAAAGATATGTCCGAGCCAGCTCcatcttcgttttttaatttcatcttctattgtttttatttttgcttcctTTAATAGATTTTGACTTGATAGTTTGTAAGGCCAGCTATACtgtactattaattaaaatgtttctttgagGATACATGTATATCCTCCCCGTTAGTTAAATCTGCTAACACATTTTGatatagaaagaaagaataaaatggcgGGAAGCAAGGCACCCAACCATGTATGTAGGGTTGTCCAACAATTGGTTTACTGGTGACGTACCTCCTGACTGCCGCTTTGCATCATATGCGCATGCGCTGCAACTTAGTTCAAACGACACTTTGCAAAAATTTGAGTATGTTCTTCACcctgtaagttgtttttctggGATAGCGTACTGAATCGAGCAGTTCCCTGCTcccaaaaataacgaaatagtATAGTCGCATAGCatgtgatgaaggcggagccaagtgccaactcttGGTGAACAAgctatattcaaattattagggtttacattgtaataaatcactatttgtagagcaaaaaaaaatgcttgttttatacaatagaacatatttattttaaaaaaatacacaaagcAATGTtgtttattcttagtttttttagtaatataatttataagaagtAAGATTCTCAAGGATAACGAAGTAAAACGCACACACATACATTATGGAATACTTTATTAAATCATAGAATTGAATCCGTTTATGTACTTTAACTgatttttctagttattttatgaaatgacgGATTTCacactttaacggtaacatatacacaaactcttaattcataattttttaaaatgaaaataggtCACTAATCAACTAACACGTAGTACAGAGAGAATTTGAgagaaagataatttaattttaaattgagaataaCAAGACGGATGTCGATAAAAACTGTGCTGTAAAAAATCACTTACTACATTTcacagagatttaaaaataaaaatatgatcatccttatttaacaactaaaaacaaatgtaCACGTTTTGATGGCCGCCACCTTTTGTTTTGGTCATGCATGACAATACTTTTACTATCGTTACTTGTTTCGTtaacgaaagtaaaaataaaaagtacgcacttttattttatttatttattattttttttttttggaaaatgtacaagtatttgtaacgagAATGTCAAAagaaattgttacttttttctgaatttcttcaaaattttttatcgataTAAGTTTCTTGAAATtgcttttcaattcaaaatttttttaatttaatcattttttaattatttttaattattataaaataaaatgaataatttataaaaaataatttttcaaattgttttccccttttttgaattttacaatctaaatatttagttcatcatatgattatgttaaaaataaaacttttgtgcTCAATCTttcattagtaaaaaattaacgacacattaaaaaattgtcactatttaaaattaaaaaaattttttttttttttttagcttttataaaaacgaaagataatttttaatttaaggaatttcAAGAGGTTACctatgtaaaaatacatttttttcttttttctatttctttaaacaaaaaatataatgttatagaATTCGttcaagaaattaattaattactgcaaatcccgaaattaaaacaaaatttctaggatttggcagtttaaaaatttatttaacttaaagctttttttgatatgcaaacattgaattttgatttcttttttttcctagatattttcaatgttcactttttcaatgaattttgtaacGTTTTCCTACAtttcaaactttataaatttaaaataaaattaactgcatattctttcattttcttaaatgaaattttNGGTcggcaaaaaacaaaaaatataatgttatagaATTCGTTCAAGAAATTAATTGATTACTACAAATCccgaaattaaaacaaaatttctaggattttgcagtttaaaaattt includes:
- the LOC107437538 gene encoding uncharacterized protein, which translates into the protein MKGRGVDSRRSWVVAIACGVVFSLINCPMRLGAQLFVSLKDCYGTSRNAASLPFELAYFTRSISGPLAGYFGERIGLQKVTAIGCLTSAAGMFACYFANNIITIDIFLGLVFGIGYGWATAVVPEIINQHFIEHRTKGNGIVFGASGLSGFLTPPLLVFVLNTYGQSASFLIISGIILNTIPAVMLLTKPDEEKVPESKTTEDNFENQKLAKQKNTDSETAHKLNIDMFKEKNILVPNDSHHNQTPKLEDTFSKDTDKHILYNPSFTSVQNSTNNLVGQRNEFDSTKLNSTQINRPIPVAKIIELNVNDLTNQLTSVGGKNTYFNPIDSVPKDKAETSMCESINILWTPTFLLITFVQSSHFYIMYMFWTITVDIVRDKGVQRELEVYFVMALSLFDTIGRFFLACVTDCTRLTAAHFSSVCFAMIGLSCLLLVWVSGFEATLLAICLLGLIVGGNTTSLPGIVNGFIEKEKRPLAMASRLLMYAPMSFTMSPLIGYFREVLSSYNGLLYIMMSMCFACSIVLQILSHMHNTRKKTAQFH